The DNA region TCATAGATGTTTCGGTTTTCTTCTCTGAGATTACTTATTTACAAGATTGGTGTTTAGCATGTCGTATAACGAACTCAGCTAACCGACGTAGGCTGGCCCTGAGTCCCGGAACGGGACGTTAGGGACTGGAACGACGCTTGCGTAAGCAAGAGGAGTGCCAGAAGCCTATGTGCCGCAGGCCGAGCGAGGCCGGAAGTGCCGAAGCGAAGTGGTTAGCGGTAGTTATACGCAGGAAAGGAGATTAATTATTATTTTGTATTTCTTTGATGATTTTTTCTAAAATTGGGCTTTTACATTCATCTAGAGTTAGTGTTCTACTACTTAATCCCGACTTAATGACAACAGTAAGTTCTTTTGATTCTGAACTGGAGCCTTCCCTTAAATAGAAGCCATCCTTGAGAAGATAATATGAGAATAAACCTGATTTTTTCAATTCTTCATCTTTCTCATTGATTAGACTATTATACATATCAGGTAAAATTTCTTTGAATTTTATTCTTTCAATCCAATCCCATGCTTTAGATTTAACTCTCTTGCTTTTATCATTTAGGACAATTTTAAATAGATTCAATTTTAAAGCTAATGGAGAATCTTTATCAACTGAAAGTATTGAGTTAAAGCGTACATGAGATTTAGAAGATTTTGACATTTCTATAACTTTTTCACAAGCCTTTTCACTAAATTGTGTAAGGTGTGCTAATAAATCCGTTCCATTTTCATATAATGGTCCCCTATGACTAGTAGCGACTAATGTTATTTTTTCCAATAGTTCGTGATCTTTGTAACCTCCATAACGATAGTGATCAAAGGCATCATAAGCATCGATCATAGGTTGTACTAATTCCGGATATTTTGGAATTAGGTATTCTTCAATCCAGGATTTTATACGTTTTGTGTCTTTTGTGTAATTCAATTGAATTCTCCTTGCTTGCGTATAACGAACTAGACTAACCGACGTAGGCTGACCCTGAGTCCCGGAACGGGACGTTAGGGATTGGCATGACGCTTGCGTAAGCAAGAGGAGTGCCAAAAGCCTATGTGTCGCAGACCGAACGAGGGCGTAAGTCCCGAAGTGAAGCGGTTAGTCGTTGTTAATTGCAGTGCCAGAAATTTAGTATAGATAAGACTAAGAAAAGAGCAAATTGATCATCAGTATTTCTTATTCTTTCTATTTCCGAGCATCTCTTAATTTTCTTTTTTATTTCTTTTTATCTTTTTCTGTCTTCAAAGAATGAGAAGCTAAAAAGAAGCAGAAGAGAATAGATCGAAAAAAATAGAATATACGTCAGTAACAAGACGAAGTTGTGAATTAAGACTTAAATTCGGAGAAAAGCTAACTATCACTTCATGGAATTATCTTAGATTCTCTTCTCTTATTTCTTAAAGTTTTGCTTTTTTCATTTAGCGAGAATCTTTTAGAATTTCTTTTTTAATTTTTCGGGCATTGCAATTAACGAACTAGGCTAATCGACGTTTCCCGACCCTGAGTCCCGCCGGGACGTTAGGGACTGGCATGTAGCTTGCGTATGCGAGCGAATGCCAGAAGGGAAATGTGTCGCAGACCAAGCGAGGCCGTAAGTGCCGAAGCGCAGCGATTCGCCGTTGTTATGCGTAGTGGCGCTTATTTACCAATCCTTAAATATGTACCTGTTATTGAGCCAGTGTTATAGTGAAATTTTACAGCACTAAAATCGATTTGAATTTGTTTTCCGTTTGTAGTAAATGACATTCTTGCTTTTGAACCAAAGCCATTGATATCTGGATTTAGCCAATCAAAAAAAAGGCTTCTAGTCACATCATCATTTACATTAAAGCTAATTAGACCAGAAATATCTGTCTCAGCGTTGCTTGATTTTAGTATAATATTAGAAGCATCGAATGAAATTGATGTTCCATATTTTTCAATTAAATTTTTTGGCAGTTCTTCTATACTTATCTCACTCATAAATATTCCTTGCTTTTGATAATAAAGTCAGAAACAGGTGCAGCTCCCCTTGTTGAATTACAATGTAAGCATGCAGTTTTTAAATTTCCAAATGAATTATCTCCACCTTGTGATATTGGTTGAATATGGTCTAATGTAGCAGAAAATCTTGTTAATTGCTTATTGCAGTAAGTACATTTGTATAAGTCTCTTTCGAAGATTTTTAATCTATTTTCTTTGATATTATAAAAGTCAATTTCAGATTCTAAATTTTTGAGATTAACTTCTTTCTTTTCGATTTCTTCATGATTTTTCTTGTAAATCTGACAGATTTCAATTTCGTCAGGAATGTTAACTTTGTATAAAGTTCCTTCTCTATTTGGATCTCCCTGCTTTTCTATAGCCCCTTTTTTTTCTAATCCATCTAGACATTCTTTCACTGTTGCGTATGCTAATGATTCTGATTGACCACTTGAAGATTTAATCGTTCCAGCTTGAAGTCCTCGGACACTTACTCTGGTATATTGAACTCCGAATTTTAAAATTGAATTATTGAATAGATGAAAATATATAGCAAGTTCATTTGGAAGTAATTGCGGTTGGAGAAGTTCAATGATACTTGAAAGTATATCTGGTAACTCTAGTGACCCATATTGAAGATTAAAAGAAATATTTGTATCCTGAGATGAAATTTCTGCATTTATCTCATTTGCAAGTTCAATTATTTGATTTAGTTTTTCTTTCATGTAGTCCTTTTTAATTTAAGCCATTACGCATAACGAACTAGGGGAGACGACGTTCCCTGACCCTGAGTCCCGGAACGGGACGTTAGGGACTGGCACGTAGTTTGCGAATGCAAACGAGTGACAGAAAGGGAATGTGGCACAGCCCAAGCGAGGCCGTAAGTGCCGAAGCGCAGCGTTTCCCCGCTGTTATACGCTGTCGTGCATAGTTTATATCCATTTTTTGTATCGTTTTTATCGATCGAAAATGGATTCATTTTTGCAATAGCAATTATTTTGGAAAACTTATTTTGAATAGATGAATATTTATATAATTGGAATATATAAATGACATTGAGTGATTTTGGTTAAAAAAAAATCTTAATTATTTATTAGATTCTGTTATTTTGAATATATGGCCTTTGCTGACAGATGTTATAATGGTATTTTCAAAGAAAATTAGACCGGAAATTCCGGCTTCACCGTTTATGTTTATTTGCCAATGTAAATTTCCATTTTCTTTATCTAAGCAAATAAGTTTTTTATCGTCGTTAATAAAGATAATTTTTTCATCTAAAATTTCTGGTATGCTTTGAATTGCTCCTTGAGAACTAAATTTCCATTGTAAATCAGCATTTAACGTTCTGGTACCAAGAAAATTTCTTGCTTCAGTAATTTTGTATGCATAGAAAATCCCGGACGTATCTCCGAAATATATTGAATTTTCATCTGAAATTATTCTATATATAGTTTCTTTATTTTCTGTATTTATTTGTAAGAGCAATTTCCCATTAATTGCGTTATAGAATTTTATGATACCGTGACCTCCAACGACGATGTTCGATTGGAAATTATTTGGATGAAAATTATAATTTCCTTTTTCGCTTGATTTCCAAATTGTAGATCCTGAATTTAAATCTCGACAAACGATTTTGTCTTCTGCACATTGATAAACTTTATCTTCATAGATAAAAGGTATATAAGAATGTCCTTGATTATATACTCTCCATAAAACTTGTCTTTTATCGAAATCAAAACATATCGTTTCTTCTGTACCCTGGATTCCACTAATAATTATTTTATTTTTATAAAGATTTGAGGTTTGCCCGTTTTTTTTCATACCTAAATCAAATTTTTCGACAGGGGAACCATTCTTGTGGTTTATTTCTATTAATTTTCCATCCATATAACAAATCAATACATTGTTATTTGGGGTTTTAAGTATGTTGTTTCCTACAAATGAATTTTCATATTTCCAAAGGATGGTAAAGTTGTGAATATTAAAACAAATTACCTCGTTGTGAGGGAAACCATCAATATTGTAATTGAATAGGACAATTAGTTTATCATCTATTACTAATGGTTTTCGCGAGGTTATATCTCTTTTCCCTGAAAATTTGTATTCTAGTAATTTCGTTGCTTTCATTTTATTATATATTTTGCTTGTTAATTTTTATAATTACGTTTTGCACGATTGCGTATAACGAACTAGTGGAGGCGACGTTCCCTGACCCTGAGTCCCAACGGGACGTTAGGGACTGGCACAGAGTTTGCGGATGCAAACGAGTGACAGAAAGGGAATGTGGCGCAGCCCAAGCGAGGCCGGCAGTGCCGAAGCGCAGCGTCTCCATGCTGTTATACGACGTGCCGGTAGTCTATTTATAATTTTTGTAGCAGATCGTTCTTGAACATTCACTTAAGCATGAGATTCTTATTTTTTTGGATATATCATTATCTATAGAATTAGTAAAAATACTGAAAAACATAGCATAGTTTGGAATGTTGTTACAGCTTTCATAACATTTTTTCTTGTCTTCGCAATCTTGAAACAAGTAGTTTCTATTAATTGAATAATCGTATTCAGGTCTAAATTTTTCTTTTGATTGAA from Leptospira noumeaensis includes:
- a CDS encoding HNH endonuclease; the encoded protein is MKEKLNQIIELANEINAEISSQDTNISFNLQYGSLELPDILSSIIELLQPQLLPNELAIYFHLFNNSILKFGVQYTRVSVRGLQAGTIKSSSGQSESLAYATVKECLDGLEKKGAIEKQGDPNREGTLYKVNIPDEIEICQIYKKNHEEIEKKEVNLKNLESEIDFYNIKENRLKIFERDLYKCTYCNKQLTRFSATLDHIQPISQGGDNSFGNLKTACLHCNSTRGAAPVSDFIIKSKEYL
- a CDS encoding PQQ-binding-like beta-propeller repeat protein, giving the protein MKATKLLEYKFSGKRDITSRKPLVIDDKLIVLFNYNIDGFPHNEVICFNIHNFTILWKYENSFVGNNILKTPNNNVLICYMDGKLIEINHKNGSPVEKFDLGMKKNGQTSNLYKNKIIISGIQGTEETICFDFDKRQVLWRVYNQGHSYIPFIYEDKVYQCAEDKIVCRDLNSGSTIWKSSEKGNYNFHPNNFQSNIVVGGHGIIKFYNAINGKLLLQINTENKETIYRIISDENSIYFGDTSGIFYAYKITEARNFLGTRTLNADLQWKFSSQGAIQSIPEILDEKIIFINDDKKLICLDKENGNLHWQININGEAGISGLIFFENTIITSVSKGHIFKITESNK